The Mustela nigripes isolate SB6536 chromosome 11, MUSNIG.SB6536, whole genome shotgun sequence genomic interval GGCTGCTGGGCTGCTGAGACCTGAACAAAGATGACCATCTCTCTGGGTCCCCACACCCCATCACTCTTCCGGGGCCCCCCAAGAAAGGGAATTAGCTGGGTCATAGTCAACCCCTGGGCTCCCACTACCTTTCCCCCGAACTCCCGCATCCCAGCCAGGCCTACTAAAGACAAGAGAGTGACTGGTACCACAGGTAGACATCCAGCCCGATGACAGCCAAGCGGAGGCCGGTGGAGCTCTCAGGACAGACCCAGGGCACGGAGCAAGATGGGCCACAAGTCTGCAAGCCGAGGTTTAACACATCTGTTTCTGCAGCTGGCAACACGGCAACTGCGTTCGCATGCAAAGAAGTCGGCCTGAGAGTGGCTCAGTGGTCCGGGGGAGAGAAGGACACAGGCTTCCAACCACAGAGCACAGCTGTGTGCCTCCTGCAAGGCCGAGGGACCTGGGAAACCCACAGTGCCTTCCAGGCACCTGCAAGAGGGACCCTGACCCCTCACCCTCCacttctgcctctccaccccagCACCCAACTGCCTACCATTCTGCAGGTGTGTGAGAAACCCTGAACCACCCACACCCAGACCCGCACAGAGTCTAAGCTAATGCCTGCCTTGTCACTCAGCTTACCGGAGAACTTCCCCTAACCCGGGTTTTACTCTCCAGCAGCGGCCCCAGTCTGCTCCAGGCCAAGAATCCACCTGGCTTCCCTAGCTCACCCACATCTCCACCCCAGGCCGCTGCATACATCCTGTCTGGTCCTTCTCCCCTAGAGTACGGAACAGCAGCTAGCGGAGCAGCTCCCCCAAGCTGGGAagcccagcccctctgcctgTGGGAAGGACTACTGCGCCCCACCCCTGCGCACCTGAGTCAGCTGCAGGAGGCCCTGTAGAAACTCCTCTGGCTCCAGGAGCAGGAGAACCTGTTCCTCGGCAGCCCACACCTCCGAAGGCACCTGTGGGGACATGGAGAGACagtgctccccgcccccacctcacaagtcccagggccctgcctgGGCCCAGTGGCTCAGAGGCTCTTCGCTATAGCCAAGCCCAGAGCCTGGCGAAACTGCTCTACAGACAATCCTCGCCTCATCCCCCGCCAAGTCCAAGACCAGTTCAGGTTTGTGGACACCAGCCCTGCAAGTCGCCGCCACCCCTTGAGCGCTCCAGCTTCTAGCTGACCACTCTCAAGCCCCGCAGGCGTGCGTGAAGTTGCAGGGAACAAGCACTCAGGCCAGGGGTGCACTCCGCAGCCACCGGACACTTACAGTGCGGGGACAAGGGTCCGGCTTCATTCTGGTCCACCTGAGGCTCCGGGCCGGGCGCTGGGGTTCGATGTGGTACTCACAGCCCAGGGCGCCCAGGGCCTCCAGCAGGACGTCGGCACCAGCATCTTCCAGAATGGCTGCGATGAGCCGCAGGGACACGGCTGTCACCACCGCCCGGCTGCGGAGAGCCGACCCCGGCCTGCGCCCGGCCGCCTCCCCAGCTGGGAAACCGACTCCACGCCGGCGCCCCCCGGCTCCCCCACGCACCTGGGTCCACGCGCACTGCCACGCGCCGCAGGGCCCGCTCGGGCCGCAGAGCCTCGGCGGCCGCCCTGCACTCCTCCGCCGCCGTCCTGCACTCCTCCACCGGCCGGCGGGCCTTCGCGCCGGCGGGTCCCTCGCCGTCCGAGTCCGAGACCTCCCACGTCGGAGGCCGCCGCCGGCCCCCGCCCCGTGCCCCCGCCCGGCGCCAGCATCCAGCCCGCCCGCAGCCCTCCCGCGCCATCGCTGGCCCGGCCTCCACTGAGCTTCCGCCCGCAGTCGGACGCTTTTCCGAGAGACACCGGCCGCTTCCGGCGGAGGCGCGGCTTCCGGTCGGGGCACGGGCAAGCCGGGCGCCGACCATGGCGCGCAAGAAGGTGCGGCCGCGGCTCATCGCCGAGCTGGCCCGTCGCGTTCGGGCCCTGCGGGAGCAGCGGAACCGACCGCGCGACTCGCAGCGCTACGCCCTGGACTACGAGACGCTGACGCGGCCGTACTCCGGCCGCCGGCTGCCGGTGCGCGCCTGGGCCGACGTGCGCCGGGAGAGCAGCCTGATGCAGCTGCTCAGCCGACTGCCACTCTTCGGCCTGGGCCGCCTGGTCACGCGCAAGTCCTGGCTGTGGCAGCATGACGAGCCGTGCTACTGGCGCTTGACGCGCGTGCGGCCCGACTACACGGCGCAGGTGCGTGCGCGCGGGTGCCCCGGCGCCCCGGCCGCGGGGAGGGGGCGAGCGCGCGCTCCGAGCCGACGCCCTGTGCGCTTGCTTTGCAGAACCTGGAGCACGGGAAGGCCTGGGGCGTGCTGACCTTCAAAGGTGAGGTGCTGGGGGCGGCCGTGaccctgacccctgaccccagcCTGTCCCACGGGCGCACGTGTGCTCAGCCCGGGCCTTCTTCCCTAGGGCGGACGGAGAGCGAGGCCCGGGAGATCGGGCAGGTCATGTACCACGACTGGCGGCTGGTGCCCAAGCACGAGGAGGCTGCCTTCACCGCGTTCACACCGGCGCTGCCCGAGGACGCTCCGCGCTGCGTGCCCTACCCGCCACTCCTGCGGGCCATGATCCTAGCGGAGCGGCAGAAAAGAGGGGACGCCTGCACCGAGGAGCCCATGCTGAATCTGGAGCGGACCCGAGTGCATCCCTGGGACTACCCTGCGAAACAGGAGGCGAAGAAAAAGGCCAAGGCCACGCCAGTCTAAATGCCACGGGGAGGGCGCGGGGCCCCGCTTTGTGAACGAAGACGCCTTTGCGTTGCAGCTGGGTCAGCCCCCTGGGAGCATGGAGCCAGACCCTGCGCCCCCGCTTTTGCTCTGGGCGAGCAGGCCCCCGGGGTGTCGGGGCTGGCCTCGGGGCGTGGCGGGGCTGGCAGCGCTGGCGCGGGTCGCCTCTGCGCTCCGTGCGGTCACTGCCGGACTCGGCCGGCAACTGTGTGCGCGCGCGAATAAAGGCAGAACCGGAGCCCTGGTTTGTGGTTTTCTTTGCGTTTGGGGTTGGGCAGCCACAGCAGGTTTTGGGCAGGTCCGGGAGGGAGCGCCGACCCTGGGGGGGTACCTGAGGGCTGGGGCTCCCCGtgcgcccgccgcccgccgcccggccCCTTTAAGCGCAggccccgcccgccgccgccgccatcaTGCTGTGCCTGCTGCTGACGGTGCTCGCCCACCTCTTCCCGGCTGGTGAGCGGCGGCGGGCCCGGGTGGGGGAGCGGGTGCGGGCAGGGGAGCGGCCGGGCCTGACACGCCCCAACCCCGCGGGCTCCCGCAGCGGGCGCCGGCGTATACGAGCGCACCTTCCTGGCGGTGAAGCCCGACGGGGTGCAGCGGCGGCTCGTGGGCGAGATCGTGCGGCGCTTCGAGCGCAAGGGCTTCAAGCTGGTGGCGCTGAAGCTGGTGCAGGTGAGGGCgcgcggggggcggcggcggggcggcagcggggcgcgggcgggcgggTGGAGACACCGCCGCGCGCGGCACGTCCCCACCCCGGACCGCCGCAGGCCTCGGACGAGCTGCTGCGCGAGCACTACGCCGAGCTGCGCGAGCGGCCCTTCTTCGGCCGGCTGGTGGACTACATGGGCTCGGGGCCCGTGGTGGCCATGGTGAGTGCCCGGCGCGCGGGCGGGCGAGTGGGCGGGCCCGAACGGAGGCCTATGCACTGATCCCCGCCGGCTCGCGCGCAGGTGTGGCAGGGGCTGGACGTGGTGCGCGCCTCGCGAGCGCTCATCGGGGCCACCGACCCGGCCGACGCCGCGCCAGGCACCATCCGCGGGGACTTCTGCGTCGAAGTCGGCAAGTAAGGCAGCCCGAGCGCGCGCTCAGCCCCCGCCACGCCCCGGCAGCCGCCGGCGCTCACGTGGCTCTCCCGCAGGAACGTGGTCCACGGCAGCGACTCGGTGGAGAGCGCCCGCCGGGAGATCGCGCTCTGGTTCCGCGGCGACGAGCTGCTGTGCTGGGAGGACAGTGCCGCGCACTGGCTGTACGAGTAGCTGCGAGACCCCGCGGGCCCCTCCTATTAGTGGCCCGCCCTGGCTCACTGCGTGGGCCAGCGTTTCTTGGGACAATAAAGTGAAGCAAGTCCTTAACGCTCCCGCTGGTCTGTGCCCAGGGACACAGGGCTACGACGTTAAGACATTTATTACATACAGAGCAGATACGTGGGTTCGCTTGCAGGGCCAAAGCCTGAGGAGAATCACCACCCAGCCCCTTCCCTAGCTGCGCCCACCCGGCTCGCCCTCAAGTCTCTTCGCGGCCCTGTGGGAACAGACAAGGGACTGGACATACATCACAGTGGAGAgtggcagggtggtggggagaagccTGCAGCTGCACGTGGCTGTGGTGGTGGCTGGCTAGGATGCGGCGTGGCTGCCCGAGATCTGTGCTTCTctggtgggaggtgggtgggcagcAGGGCTTCCGGAGCAGGAGTGAGGCCTGGACCTGGGCGGGTTGGGGAGGTGGCAGTCCAGGGCGGCCCCCCTCAAAGCCGGCTGGAGGCAGCTTCTACCCCGAGCTCTCGCTGGCTGTCTTCAGTTGCCCTCAAGGGAGCAGGCCACACTGCCAGCCCTAGGCACTTCTTAGTGTGTCTTGGGAGCTGGGCTCCTTGGAGACTGGGAGGCAGGCCCCAGACCAcgtgtccccctgcccccctgaGGCTGAGCCTGTGTCCTAGGACTGACCTCAGGAGAGGCCAGGGGCCTCCCCTTCTTCCTGAGGCCTGCACCTGCCTTGGCAGCCTGAGAAATTCCACCCGAGAGGATTGTGAGAGGGGAGGTCTCCAGAGCCTGCTCCCACCGGGTGGGTCTTCTGCACAGGGAGAGCTGGCCATACGGGGTGAGCAAGAAGAGGGCATCTGTCCCCGTCTTCTCAAGTAGCTGCCTTAGGCAGCCTGGCTACGTGCTTCCATGCCAATTCCCGGGGCAGGCGTCAGGATGTGGGTGGGAGGTGTCCGGGGAAGGCTAGTAGCTGGGCCAGCTCCCGCAGGGTCAGACCCATCCCATCAGGCAGCAGGCAAAGGCAAGTGCGCTCCGGCTGGGAAGACCTGGCGGGCTGAAgtccctgcttcctgccctgggGGGTCCTGGGGTGAGGGAAGTGGGGGGCCcagggtggagctgggagccaccTGCAGGGTCTTCTCCTGATCTGAcctaccccaggaccctgcccTGCTCTGGCCCTGAAGTGCCCCCAGGCTGTGAGAACTTGTGACCAGAGGCGAGCCAGAAGCTGCTGGGTCGGGTATCCCCAGAGGTTCTTGCCCTCCCGGTGAGGGTGCAACCCCGCTCCCCCGTCTCCCTCCCAGCCAGACCCTTGCTGCCGCCCTTGGGGAGGCCCGGCCCTAAGGTGAAAGCTGCAGGTTGAGAGGTTCTAAGAGGGGCGCCGGGCTGCCTGCAGGGCGGGCAGcaggtgggcagggtgggggggctgtATGTACACGTGGGCGGCAGGCAGGTGGCGGGGCAGGCTGGAGCCTCACTCGGGGCTGTAGGACACTTGCCACACGATGATGTGGCTGCGTTCTGCCTTGGACAGCAGGGGCTTCACCTGGCTCACGTCCCCAGTGTTCTCCTCGGTGTCATCATCCTCTCCGTCCCCTGGACAGACAGCAGCTGCTGTGATGGGCCTGCCCCCCTGGGGGGTCCCGGGACCCTGGGCAGCGCCTACTCACCGATGCGGAAGTCGATGTAGCCCTCCCCGCCGCTCAGCACCAGCACGTTCTTCAGCTTCTGGCCCTCGGCGTCCGAGGtgggggcggcggggccggggctcTCAGATGGGCTGTCGAGCACGCTGCCATTGAGAGTGGCCAGCACGTTCCCTGTCATTGGGGCACAGGGAGCTCAGCCAGGCAGCCGGCgcgtccccccccccaccccacaggctcCGGAAGGGGGGCCACGCCGCTGCCTGGCAGCAAGGGGGGGCCCAGCTCCTCACCTGGAACTGACACAAAGAACTTGACGGCATCGCGGTGGCCGTGGAAGCAGAGCTGGGCCTGGGCCATGGAGCAGTAGGGGATGAAGCTGCTGGCCGACTTGTCGCTGCTGTCATCCCCATACACGTGGATGACGCCCCCAGGGCGGGCTCCTTCCCCAGCTGTGGGGGATGTTTTGttggctggagagagagaagggcagcaGGCCCCAGCCTGAGAGGAGGCCGCTGATCTCCAGCGGGCAGAGGCAGCATCAGGAGAGCGCCCGCCGCCGGGGCGAGGCCAGCCTCAGCCCACAGGGCATCTCAGCTGGGGGCTTCCGTGCGAGGGCAGGAGGCAGATGCTCTGGACTCACCTCGGAGCCCCAGGAGCTGGCCTCGGTGCAGAACCACGGCTGGGGAGGCGAGGGGCGCAgcatgggagggagaggagagaagtcacAGGAGGGGCAGGCCGGGGCGAGCGGCACCCCAGTCCGGAGTGAGGCCTGGCCGAGCgtgccctccaccccctgcccccaagtCTTGTCCGAACGCAGTCACCACCACCTGTGCGGGCGTCAAGGGGGGTCACTCACTCTCCGTCAGCGGGATAGAAATGACCACGCCGTTGCCGGTGCCCACCCAGAGGCGGTTGCCCGCGATGAGCAGGGCCGTGATGCGCACAAAGGAGAAGCCCAGCTTGCCAGTGCCTGGGGAGAAGAGGGCAGGTGGTCGGTGTGGCCACCGCTGGGGGCCCTCCCAGCCCTGACGCCCAAGCCCAGCGCAGCCCCTCACCCAGCATCTTGCTGACGTAGGGCTCGATGTCCACGTCCTGCAGGTGCTGGTGGGTGTGGGCGTGGTAGAGCCGCAGCGTGGAGTCCAAGCGGATGGACACCCACACGCCGTCCCCGATCCACGCCAGCTGCCGGACCTGGCTCTCCCGCCGCGGGTGTGCATCAAACGACTTCTGTGGGGTCGCGGCAGTTCACGTCAATGAGGgagtgccggggggggggggggcggctctgAACCCACCTAGCCGCAGGTCACGATGCAGCCCATGTGGCTCACTGCAGCCTTTGCTCTAGAACCTGTTCTGCTCCTCAGGGTCCAGGTTCCAGGGCAGAGCCGTAGCCACCTCAGCCCACAGGCTGGCGGCCTGGGGGAGGCGAGCGGGGCCCCGAGGGAGCTGATAGGACTCACTGCAGAGCAAAGCAGCAGGTGGACCCCAGACAGACTGGCACTCACAGCCCAGCCGCCCCTGCTGGCCCGTGATGGTGCTGTCTCCCTGAGCAGGCTGCCCTGGACCCCACAAAACCCCCAGGGCCCATTAGCGGGCATGCAGGGAACGCTGCCCCCAGCAGGATCCCCTTCCCATCCCGCGAGGCCCTCCTGCTGCCAGCACTTGCCTCAATCTGCATTGTCTTGGGCTGGATGACGTGCACCTTGTTCTTGTAGCCACACCACACGCGGTCACACACGACGGCCATACAGCGAATGGAGTGGTGGGGGTGGCCCAGGTCCATCAGGTGATAGTTGCTCAGGTCCCACTGCCCATCTGCAGAGAGCCCCAGACGCCTGCTCGGGCCTGGCCAGGACCCCCCTGCCCATGGTGGGGGCGGCCGCTCACCCGCCCAGCGTCCCCGGGCCTCACCTTCGCCTCGGTGGAAGATGGCCAGAGTCCCATCAGCCAGGGCCACCAGCACGCGCCCTTTCACGTGTCTGGAAAGGGACGGTGGTGAGCGAGAGGGCCCAGGCTGGGTACTGCGGGCCCCTCCCGATGCCCCTGGCCCCTCCCGCTGCCCCAGGCCCCTCCCGATGCCCGCCCTCAGCTGGGGTCCCATACACCAAGCTCAGCACCGAGTCCTTCAGCTTGATGGAGTGCAGACACTTCTTCCAGTTGGCCACGGCTGAGTGCACATACAGCCTGTGGGAGGACGCCGTGGTGGGCAGGGTTGCTCTTCCAGGAGACCCTTCCCACACCCCGCCCTGGGGCCCCACCTACCAGCCATTCTGGGCTCCCAGCCACATGGTGGGGGCCGCGCTACTGCTGGCCCCCGCAGGGTCTGCGctgggctctggctctggctgtgCCCCACCTGTGTCAGCCTCCGGCCCGTTCTCGCTGCAGGAAGGATGGCTGCTCCAGGGTGGCCCGGGGGAGCCCCTTCCCGCCCACCTgagccagcctccccacccctccgTCGGCCCCGTCCTCAGAGAGCCCACCTGCCAGGCTGGGCAGTAGGGGCCGGGGAAGGGGCCAGGTCGGTGAAAACATGCTCCGTGAGGGGCCCAGGCCGCACCGCAGCCGCCTCTGCCTCGCTGGGCCCAGAGTCTGGTACTTCCGTGGCTTCCGTGGCTTCTTCCGTGGACTGAGACGGGTTGACCTTCCCATTGGCGACATTAGCCACCTCCCCTGTGGAAGGGAAGAGTGAGTGtggccagggggtggggaggaacaagggggttgggggagagcgGCCACCCAGGCGCAGGCCCAGCTCACCCTGACCCTTGTCCAGCACTGGGGTGTCCCCTCGGGAGGAGCAGTTGCTGCGGGGCACGTTACAGCGGGTTGCGCAGCCCACCAGGGTGATGCCCGCCAGCACGCCGTCGGCGCCGGAGTCCTCAGGGTTCACGTCACTGTCCAGGAAGATCTCCCCCGGAGGGTAGTCACTGTCACTGGCCGCTGCGGGAGAGTCACGGCCCCGTCAGCCTATGCTGAGTAGCCCCCACTACCAAAACATAACCAGGGCTCCCGTCCCATGTGGGACTGCCGAGGAGGGAGAAGGCGGCCGCCGGCGaccgtgggtggctcagggtgcCCCGGACTCTTAGGCCAGGCTGGCCTCAGTAAGTGGGCCCCTACTCACGACCACTGCCTGCGGGCCTGGAGAGCCAGCACAAGGCATGGAGAAGTGAGATTCTGGTCTCTGGGAGCAATCAACTCTGATCACGTGTCAGAAAGTGAAGAGTTCTGAGGAGCTTGGGGCCATCTTGGAAGATGGCCCAGGCAgggccctgcccgcccccccaaACGCTGGCATAAGAACTGCCACCAAGAGGCAAAGCCAAGCCTCTGTCAGCGCCGGCTCTCCCAGCTGCAGCAGGGCGGCAGGAACTGGGCCCATTGCAGGTCGGTGCTCAGTTCCCAACCGGTATTTCCATCTGTCCTGCGGCCCAGCTCATCTCCTTCCAGGCACGAAAGCGACAGTCACCTCGGGGTCCTCTCCTACTTGTTCACGGGACTAAGGGGCGGCACTGCCAGCATGCTCCCCTCTGGACTCCCCCATGGGCTCCCAACTGTCCCCAGCATGTCCGAAGCAAGGCTGGTACGGCTCACCGGGCCTCCTCTATCCCCGCCGTGTGCAGAGCAGCCACTGCACGCACGCTGCCAGCCCTCACCTGGAATGCTTGAGATGCACAGGACGTGGGCGTTGCAGACAGTGAACTGGTCCACCACAGTGCCCGGCTGGTTGGCGTCAATGATGACCACTTTGCTGGTGGTCAGGGTGCTGGTGAGGATCCACACGCGGCTGGAGGTGGCATCCGGCTCGGGGAGCTCCTTTGCCTGTTTCCGAGCACAGGAGGCCAGGCCTCTCCAGCAGCCACACCGGTCGTGGGGGCCTCCCGAGCCCTCTCAGGGTGCAGCCCTGCCCGCGGCCTCAGGGGACGCATGTCCTCCAGCAGCAGGGCAGTGAGAACTCAGTACTGAGCTCTGGTGCCCCGGTCCCTGCCCCCAAGCCAGTCTGGGCCACAGAACAAAGCCTTAGACCCCATGTGAAGCCTTTTCCGCCAGCCCCCTGTCCTCGGGCCACCCACCACTCCTGCACACAACttgcgaggaggaggaggagacaccCCTGGGGGCCTGAGCCCCCCAGCCCTGCGGCCTGTGGAGCCTCAGACCCTCTGCACATCTCCCCCGACCCAGGAGGCAGCAAAGGCCTCCATCAGTCCTGGACCGGGAGGGGACCCCAGATGAGCCCAGTCTTGCGGCACTGTCCCCAGCTGTCCTGTTTCTGTCACTCTCAATGTGACTCCAGTGCTGGGCACAGTCACCTAGACCCCAGGAGCAGTGGGGTCCCTGGCCCTGCCATGtgctctgaccttcttctctggaGACGCGTGATCACTCTTGGTCTCTCCTTCTACTTCCCGGTCACAGGTCAGAGGGTCGCGGCCTGGCACAGGCTTGACTCCGTTCCCAGAGTCGTCCTCGCCCGGTTTCCACCCGCTCAGGTTGACGCCCGCGGCACACCACAGCTGGGAGAAGGGCCCTGGGGTCAGCGAGCCCACTGCCTGCGCCCACCCACCCGCACCTGTCAGCCCCGCCGGGCTGGCTCACCTTCATGGTTGGGTCTTTCTCCACCAGAGGGCGGCAGTACACGGGCACGGGCACGTTCTTCATCCGGGTATCCTCTTGGCCCCCGTTGGGGCTCAGCTGCAACCACAAGGCAGAGGCCACGTGGGCGTGAGGCCTGAGGCGGAGGGCCAGTCCTCCATGGGTGGGGCCATGGGGGCACCGTAGGGCTGCGCAGGTGGCTCCCCAGCTGCCATCCCATCTGCCcccgcaccccccgcccctccccctgccggCCTCCCATGCCCTCTGCAGCACCTGCTTGTACTTGGCCGGCAGGCTCCAGCCGCAGGCCTGCAGTCGCCCATCATCGTTGCGCACGTGCTCGCGCACCTGGCGGTACTGCTCCCGCTTCTGCTCCCGGCGGGCGGAGGACGTGCAGTCGCTGGCAGGAGGCACACAGGTCATTTCCTGCCCGTGCCTGCTGGCCTGCCCTGCATGGGGCACGCACGGTCCCCACGCCCAGGTAGCAGGACCATGCGTGCCCCCTCCCCGGTCCCCCAACGGGCAGCCTGGGCACCGGCCCCTGTCCAGCTCCCGCCCAGCGctggtcccctcccccaggcccttcCAAGAACACAACACACAGAATTCCCCACTTCTGCTCTGGAGCCAAAATCCTGGTATCAAAACTAAGGGAAACATGAATTTCCAAACAGAGTTATTCCCAGGCAGAAACCCTACACTGCTGACTTCCTGTCGGCTCCCAGAACCTCCAAGGACACAGGGGTGTGGGCCacagcctggggtggggcctgacCCCGCCTGCTGGCTGCAGCACCGTCCCCAAGAGCAGGGGAGccggggcacctgaggggctgtGGGTGGCCCTCTGGGGCGAAGGGCAGGGACTGGGGGGCAGTGGGGCCTGTACCCAGAGATGCCCCGTGCACCCAGTCAGACTAGAGGGGCGCAGGGTGTGGGCGCAGAGAGGTCAGCCTCGGAGGCTGGccagccccctcccaccaggGACCGCATCCCTCAGCACAGCCCcccagagagtgagacagaggcTGCTTGCTCGTGCCTCAGAGCCTGGaggggcaggaccctgggacccaggGCCTCCCCTTAGCCCAGCCTGTGGTGCAGGCCTGCGGGAGGAGCAGGGACACTTTGGGACACTCACTCGTCAGGGAAGAACTCCAGGGGCCGGCTGCCCGCTGACATGGGACACATCGCGTGGCCGCGGCGCTGGCTGAAGCCGGCTGTGGTAGGAGACTTGTAGTGGATGTTCACCGAGGGGTAGGGCCGCTTGGCTGGAGGGGGGCTGGACGAGGAGCTGAAGAGGCGGCTGAAGCTGCCAGTGGGGACACGGGAAGTGAGGGGTGGCCA includes:
- the MAPK8IP3 gene encoding C-Jun-amino-terminal kinase-interacting protein 3 isoform X13 — protein: MMEIQMDEGGGVVVYQDDYCSGSVMSERVSGLAGSIYREFERLIHCYDEEVVKELMPLVVNVLENLDSVLSENQEHEVELELLREDNEQLLTQYEREKALRKQAEEKFIEFEDALEQEKKELQTQVEHYEFQTRQLELKAKNYADQISRLEERESEMKKEYNALHQRHTEMIQTYVEHIERSKMQQVGGNSQTEGSLPGRSRKERPTSLNVFPLADGMVRAQMGGKLVPAGDHWHLSDLGQFSSSYQCPQDEMSESGQSSAAATPSTTGTKSNTPTSSVPSAAVTPLNESLQPLGDYSAGTKGSKRAREKRNSRNMEVQVTQEMRNVSIGMGSSDEWSDVQDIIESTPELDMSREPRLDRMGNSPTQGIVNKAFGINTDSLYHELSTAGSEVIGDVDEGADLLGEFSVRHDFFGMGKEVGNLLLENSQLLETKNALNVVKNDLIAKVDQLSGEQEVLKGDLEAARQAKLRLEGRVKDLEEELRRVKSEAIVARREPKEEVEDDKVPLAQRRRFTRVEMARVLMERNQYKERLMELQEAVRWTEMIRASREHPSVQEKKKSTIWQFFSRLFSSSSSPPPAKRPYPSVNIHYKSPTTAGFSQRRGHAMCPMSAGSRPLEFFPDDDCTSSARREQKREQYRQVREHVRNDDGRLQACGWSLPAKYKQLSPNGGQEDTRMKNVPVPVYCRPLVEKDPTMKLWCAAGVNLSGWKPGEDDSGNGVKPVPGRDPLTCDREVEGETKSDHASPEKKAKELPEPDATSSRVWILTSTLTTSKVVIIDANQPGTVVDQFTVCNAHVLCISSIPAASDSDYPPGEIFLDSDVNPEDSGADGVLAGITLVGCATRCNVPRSNCSSRGDTPVLDKGQGEVANVANGKVNPSQSTEEATEATEVPDSGPSEAEAAAVRPGPLTEHVFTDLAPSPAPTAQPGSENGPEADTGGAQPEPEPSADPAGASSSAAPTMWLGAQNGWLYVHSAVANWKKCLHSIKLKDSVLSLVHVKGRVLVALADGTLAIFHRGEDGQWDLSNYHLMDLGHPHHSIRCMAVVCDRVWCGYKNKVHVIQPKTMQIEKSFDAHPRRESQVRQLAWIGDGVWVSIRLDSTLRLYHAHTHQHLQDVDIEPYVSKMLGTGKLGFSFVRITALLIAGNRLWVGTGNGVVISIPLTETVVLHRGQLLGLRANKTSPTAGEGARPGGVIHVYGDDSSDKSASSFIPYCSMAQAQLCFHGHRDAVKFFVSVPGNVLATLNGSVLDSPSESPGPAAPTSDAEGQKLKNVLVLSGGEGYIDFRIGDGEDDDTEENTGDVSQVKPLLSKAERSHIIVWQVSYSPE
- the MAPK8IP3 gene encoding C-Jun-amino-terminal kinase-interacting protein 3 isoform X2; the protein is MMEIQMDEGGGVVVYQDDYCSGSVMSERVSGLAGSIYREFERLIHCYDEEVVKELMPLVVNVLENLDSVLSENQEHEVELELLREDNEQLLTQYEREKALRKQAEEKFIEFEDALEQEKKELQTQVEHYEFQTRQLELKAKNYADQISRLEERESEMKKEYNALHQRHTEMIQTYVEHIERSKMQQVGGNSQTEGSLPGRSRKERPTSLNVFPLADGMVRAQMGGKLVPAGDHWHLSDLGQFSSSYQCPQDEMSESGQSSAAATPSTTGTKSNTPTSSVPSAAVTPLNESLQPLGDYSAGTKGSKRAREKRNSRNMEVQVTQEMRNVSIGMGSSDEWSDVQDIIESTPELDMSREPRLDRMGNSPTQGIVNKAFGINTDSLYHELSTAGSEVIGDVDEGADLLGEFSVRHDFFGMGKEVGNLLLENSQLLETKNALNVVKNDLIAKVDQLSGEQEVLKGDLEAARQAKLRLEGRVKDLEEELRRVKSEAIVARREPKEEVEDVSGYLCTELDKVPLAQRRRFTRVEMARVLMERNQYKERLMELQEAVRWTEMIRASREHPSVQEKKKSTIWQFFSRLFSSSSSPPPAKRPYPSVNIHYKSPTTAGFSQRRGHAMCPMSAGSRPLEFFPDDDCTSSARREQKREQYRQVREHVRNDDGRLQACGWSLPAKYKQLSPNGGQEDTRMKNVPVPVYCRPLVEKDPTMKLWCAAGVNLSGWKPGEDDSGNGVKPVPGRDPLTCDREVEGETKSDHASPEKKAKELPEPDATSSRVWILTSTLTTSKVVIIDANQPGTVVDQFTVCNAHVLCISSIPAASDSDYPPGEIFLDSDVNPEDSGADGVLAGITLVGCATRCNVPRSNCSSRGDTPVLDKGQGEVANVANGKVNPSQSTEEATEATEVPDSGPSEAEAAAVRPGPLTEHVFTDLAPSPAPTAQPGSENGPEADTGGAQPEPEPSADPAGASSSAAPTMWLGAQNGWLYVHSAVANWKKCLHSIKLKDSVLSLVHVKGRVLVALADGTLAIFHRGEDGQWDLSNYHLMDLGHPHHSIRCMAVVCDRVWCGYKNKVHVIQPKTMQIEKSFDAHPRRESQVRQLAWIGDGVWVSIRLDSTLRLYHAHTHQHLQDVDIEPYVSKMLGTGKLGFSFVRITALLIAGNRLWVGTGNGVVISIPLTETVVLHRGQLLGLRANKTSPTAGEGARPGGVIHVYGDDSSDKSASSFIPYCSMAQAQLCFHGHRDAVKFFVSVPGNVLATLNGSVLDSPSESPGPAAPTSDAEGQKLKNVLVLSGGEGYIDFRIGDGEDDDTEENTGDVSQVKPLLSKAERSHIIVWQVSYSPE
- the MAPK8IP3 gene encoding C-Jun-amino-terminal kinase-interacting protein 3 isoform X8, with the protein product MMEIQMDEGGGVVVYQDDYCSGSVMSERVSGLAGSIYREFERLIHCYDEEVVKELMPLVVNVLENLDSVLSENQEHEVELELLREDNEQLLTQYEREKALRKQAEEKFIEFEDALEQEKKELQTQVEHYEFQTRQLELKAKNYADQISRLEERESEMKKEYNALHQRHTEMIQTYVEHIERSKMQQVGGNSQTEGSLPGRSPRQSWRKRKERPTSLNVFPLADGMCPQDEMSESGQSSAAATPSTTGTKSNTPTSSVPSAAVTPLNESLQPLGDYSAGTKGSKRAREKRNSRNMEVQVTQEMRNVSIGMGSSDEWSDVQDIIESTPELDMSREPRLDRMGNSPTQGIVNKAFGINTDSLYHELSTAGSEVIGDVDEGADLLGEFSVRHDFFGMGKEVGNLLLENSQLLETKNALNVVKNDLIAKVDQLSGEQEVLKGDLEAARQAKLRLEGRVKDLEEELRRVKSEAIVARREPKEEVEDVSGYLCTELDKVPLAQRRRFTRVEMARVLMERNQYKERLMELQEAVRWTEMIRASREHPSVQEKKKSTIWQFFSRLFSSSSSPPPAKRPYPSVNIHYKSPTTAGFSQRRGHAMCPMSAGSRPLEFFPDDDCTSSARREQKREQYRQVREHVRNDDGRLQACGWSLPAKYKQLSPNGGQEDTRMKNVPVPVYCRPLVEKDPTMKLWCAAGVNLSGWKPGEDDSGNGVKPVPGRDPLTCDREVEGETKSDHASPEKKAKELPEPDATSSRVWILTSTLTTSKVVIIDANQPGTVVDQFTVCNAHVLCISSIPAASDSDYPPGEIFLDSDVNPEDSGADGVLAGITLVGCATRCNVPRSNCSSRGDTPVLDKGQGEVANVANGKVNPSQSTEEATEATEVPDSGPSEAEAAAVRPGPLTEHVFTDLAPSPAPTAQPGSENGPEADTGGAQPEPEPSADPAGASSSAAPTMWLGAQNGWLYVHSAVANWKKCLHSIKLKDSVLSLVHVKGRVLVALADGTLAIFHRGEDGQWDLSNYHLMDLGHPHHSIRCMAVVCDRVWCGYKNKVHVIQPKTMQIEKSFDAHPRRESQVRQLAWIGDGVWVSIRLDSTLRLYHAHTHQHLQDVDIEPYVSKMLGTGKLGFSFVRITALLIAGNRLWVGTGNGVVISIPLTETVVLHRGQLLGLRANKTSPTAGEGARPGGVIHVYGDDSSDKSASSFIPYCSMAQAQLCFHGHRDAVKFFVSVPGNVLATLNGSVLDSPSESPGPAAPTSDAEGQKLKNVLVLSGGEGYIDFRIGDGEDDDTEENTGDVSQVKPLLSKAERSHIIVWQVSYSPE